The Echeneis naucrates chromosome 8, fEcheNa1.1, whole genome shotgun sequence genome has a window encoding:
- the rbbp6 gene encoding E3 ubiquitin-protein ligase RBBP6 isoform X1: MTHVHYKFSSKLSYDTVVFDGPHITLADLKRQIMGREKLRAGDCDLQITNAQTKQEYTDDEGLIPKGSSVIVRRIPITGGKSHSSSKTQNTERSDVQLQRAFAAFKAMDDQTSSSALPFFSKMANLADANVSEEDKIKVMQNQSTYDSMNYNKKFSNVLPANYTCYRCGNTGHHIRNCPTSGQDKNFEGPLRIKKSTGIPRSFMVEVDDPNIKGAMLTNCGRYAIPAIDAEAYAIGKKEKPPFVPQEQPKSPQAEQDPIPDELLCLICHDLLSDAVVIPCCGNSYCDDCIRTTLLDSEEHVCPTCSQSNVSPDTLIANKFLRQAVNNFRKERGFTKTLAKPCVISKSQNPTPTPSPVPTPPPLTLQSQSQRPQQLVYRQQDSLLHLPQAEDTMAWSENPPATTGPTPACYTPINSLQTEQSCLEVPDKDADGDSTAIPVPASTAVEISNPSVLVSNKESTAVPPQLIPLVNPTKLPEQPKTFGVNQQQFSLGSALGLSGPSTSWGSSSSPSGCPIGGWTKSQQLTCSSPSSSSSSSHAAPSFFPSPLFPTYLSAHQSLSSYPPGYPPTTPMWTLPCPQGAPIPSLCSSTSSSSIPALIPKDWYKHQGKKKERSPHRGSSYRHSSSRSKSSKSSCSYSRSSSRSRSRSRSRSHGRSRPRSSYSRHKDRHNRSHHSISNSYGYKRPRSPTPSSSSSPHVGYLSRSKSPSDHRKNRHHHTKKSASCSRSSRSRGEHSGKEDRSSGPSSATSSCTDHVNQTNSLELERKRYLQWKNEYKEWCEKYFSSYVNHFHQLPPPFINLPPPPPQWEGSKNHSQPNSDSHYQHTAQMDGCSPPSQSSSDNHSPSSQSSSDSHSTPSQSSSDSRSSPSHMSNKSPSPPSQLSSDGRATPFEDGAQPRPYQQQKDEPKRRRKHEEERGEESSFSTDDSKKDERGHVCDDEKAAASDTLKLAQHSLKLNKSSDKDYDSKGKRQKDFKAEKVWKRGNNSDCRQDAERQHKIKPSKEAVRGDSERYNNAGGSKAPEPRSEKDRKRKGENLERNETHKNESPNSFDSKKQKTEKKTERKTWSPTERPPLWEGGITVKPQRKISININLDGKRKEEKTEKEDSIMGKSKDEIGSTGDREEMLKRDTDLKVDENRGSVLENEGLFEDIIKPDVREAKPLWEKATFRENKKEMWDKIAQEKKEDGEEDDVHLWYDALRGVKEETEESKTQWEGEGMKAIKREEVTTNENKEVKSPNKEIGGHEEGELVRKLQWKREKGESPCKENRGNLPGDTFSKEALMEGVKRGIRKEEEKDIMFMSKWSRADSHFHRSNLNMDDSSNYEEMRTVVTTLEECRQERATEGLDQLPCIQVPHSKWESNEPEADEDSKGEIKAPAMVLPSLLVTTNRETEGESELRQRSVERENDLDKDRVKQKSGDKEKNVSLSSLDRNVAPSSGKDRTDHTRKEETERVRDRARVKERERPKDREKESKRSKERTREGERGRDRGREGEHSFSSVQNHYLSPTDHVASYSMYQGVERRDRQRGGEREQDKRSSSSGSRERSSQGRAAVLPDKNTHKTYGDMLLDTRRKDKKYPHDYHGHRDPSGSYRHQGRPTGTHHSSPSDSHSQGTTDRKEKSQATPELQEELELKNTHEDKGEYRRGGRH; the protein is encoded by the exons ATGGATGACCAGACTTCCTCCAGTGCCTTGCCCTTTTTCTCCAAG aTGGCCAACCTGGCTGATGCAAATGTGTCAGAGGAGGATAAGATCAAAGTTATGCAAAATCAGTCTACCTATGATTCCATGAA CTACAACAAGAAGTTTAGTAATGTTCTTCCTGCAAACTATACTTGTTATCGCTGTGGAAATACTGGGCACCACATCAGGAACTGTCCCACCAGCGGG CAGGATAAAAATTTTGAGGGTCCGCTCAGAATAAAGAAGAGCACAGGCATCCCTCGTTCCTTCATGGTTGAGGTAGATGATCCTAATATAAAAGGAGCCATGTTGACCAACTGTGGACGTTATGCCATTCCTGCCATAGATGC AGAAGCATATGCCAttgggaaaaaggaaaagcctCCATTTGTTCCTCAAGAACAACCCAAGTCACCACAAGCTGAACAGGATCCCATACCTGACGAACTCCTCTGTCTAATCTGTCATGACCTGCTGAGTGACGCCGTGGTCATACCCTGCTGTGGAAACAGCTACTGTGATGACT GTATTCGTACCACTCTGCTGGATTCAGAGGAACATGTCTGCCCCACCTGTAGCCAATCAAATGTCTCCCCTGATACCCTGATCGCCAATAAATTTCTTAGACAG GCTGTGAACAATTTCAGGAAAGAGCGAGGCTTCACCAAAACTCTGGCAAAACCGTGTGTTATCTCCAAGTCCCAAAATCCAACCCCAACACCAAGTCCTGTCCCCACCCCGCCCCCTCTTACTCTGCAGAGCCAGTCTCAGAGGCCTCAACAGTTAGTGTACCGCCAGCAG GACTCTCTCCTGCATCTCCCACAGGCTGAAGACACAATGGCATGGTCTGAAAATCCTCCTGCAACGACAGGCCCCACCCCTGCTTGCTACACACCTATCAATTCCCTCCAGACTGAGCAGAGTTGCTTGGAGGTTCCTGACAA gGATGCTGATGGAGATTCAACCGCAATTCCTGTGCCTGCTTCTACTGCTGTTGAAATTTCTAACCCTTCTGTACTGGTATCAAATAAAGAGTCTACTGCTGTTCCACCTCAACTCATACCACTA GTTAACCCCACGAAATTGCCAGAGCAGCCCAAGACATTTGGTGTGAATCAACAGCAGTTCTCTTTAG GTTCAGCACTGGGACTCTCTGGGCCATCGACCTCCTGGGGCAG ctcctcttctccctcagGTTGTCCCATAGGAGGCTGGACGAAATCCCAGCAGCTAACTTGCtcctcaccatcatcatcatcatcctcttcacatgctgctccatctttctttccctcccctcttTTTCCCACATACCTCTCAGCTCACCAGTCGCTCAGCAGTTACCCTCCTGGATACCCACCTACCACGCCCATGTGGACACTCCCATGTCCCCAGGGTGCCCCAATcccttctctctgctcctctaCCTCCAGCTCTTCCATCCCTGCCCTAATCCCCAAGGACTGGTACAAGCATCagggaaagaagaaggaaag GTCACCTCACAGAGGGTCTAGTTATAGACACTCTTCCTCTCGCTCCAAATCTTCTAAGTCCTCTTGCTCCTACTCCCGCTCTTCAAGCAGGTCCAGATCCCGTTCACGATCCAGATCACACGGCAGATCAAG GCCACGCTCATCTTACTCCCGCCACAAAGACCGCCACAACCGTTCTCATCACTCTATCTCCAATAGCTATGGATACAAGCGCCCAAGATCCCCTACTccctcttcatcatcttcacccCACGTTGGTTACCTTTCGAGGTCCAAGTCCCCATCAGATCACCGGAAAAATCGCCACCATCACACCAAGAAGTCTGCTTCATGCAGCCGCAGCTCCAGGAGCCGAGGTGAACACTCAGGGAAGGAAGACAGAAGCTCTGGGCCAAGCTCAGCTACTTCCTCATGTACCGACCATGTGAATCAAACAAACAGTCTGGAGCTGGAAAGAAAGCGCTACCTGCAGTGGAAGAATGAGTACAAAGAGTGGTGTGAGAAATATTTCAGCAGCTATGTCAACCACTTCCACCAACTGCCTCCTCCCTTTATTAaccttccacctcctcctcctcagtgggAAGGGAGCAAAAATCACTCACAGCCCAACTCGGACTCCCACTACCAACATACTGCCCAGATGGATGGCTGCTCTCCTCCATCACAGTCATCCAGTGATAACCACTCCCCCTCATCACAGTCTTCCAGTGACAGCCACTCCACACCATCTCAGTCATCTAGTGACAGTCGCTCCTCTCCATCTCATATGTCCAATAAAAgcccttcccctccctctcaaTTGTCCAGTGATGGTCGGGCCACACCATTTGAAGATGGAGCCCAGCCAAGGCCATATCAACAACAGAAGGATGAgccgaagaggaggaggaaacatgaagaagaaagaggagaggagtcaTCATTCTCAACAGATGACAGCAAAAAGGATGAGAGGGGGCATGTCTGTGATGATGAGAAAGCAGCTGCCAGCGATACTTTAAAACTAGCCCAACATTCTCTGAAACTAAATAAGTCTTCAGATAAAGACTATGATAGTAAAGGTAAAAGACAAAAGgattttaaagcagaaaaagtaTGGAAAAGAGGCAACAATTCAGACTGCAGGCAAGATGCAGAGAGGCAGCACAAAATAAAGCCCAGTAAAGAGGCAGTCAGGGGGGATTCAGAAAGATACAACAACGCTGGGGGCAGCAAAGCTCCTGAACCAAGATCTgagaaggacagaaaaagaaaaggagaaaacctggagagaaatgaaaCTCACAAGAATGAATCACCCAATTCCTTTGACAGTAAgaaacaaaagactgaaaagaaaactgagaggaaaacatgGTCTCCAACAGAGAGGCCACCCCTTTGGGAAGGAGGAATAACGGTGAAGCCACAGAGGAAAATAAGCATCAACATCAATCTGGAtgggaagaggaaagaggagaaaactgaaaaagaggACAGTATCATGGGAAAATCAAAGGATGAAATTGGGAGCACTGGTGACAGAGAAGAGATGTTAAAGAGAGACACTGACTTGAAAGTTGATGAAAACAGAGGCTCTGTCCTTGAAAATGAGGGATTGTTTGAAGACATAATAAAACCAGATGTAAGAGAGGCAAAGCCATTATGGGAAAAAGCTactttcagagaaaacaaaaaagagatgTGGGATAAAATTGcacaagagaagaaagaagacgGAGAAGAGGATGACGTCCATTTATGGTATGATGCTCTTAGGGGAGTGAAGGAGGAAACGGAGGAGAGTAAAACACAGTGGGAAGGAGAGGGAATGAAGGCAATCAAACGAGAAGAGgtcacaacaaatgaaaataaagaggtGAAGAGTCCCAACAAAGAAATTGGAGGGCACGAAGAGGGAGAATTGGTCAGAAAATTGCAGTGGAAGAGGGAAAAGGGAGAAAGCCCATGCaaggaaaacagaggaaacctACCAGgagacacattttcaaaagagGCACTGATGGAGGGAGTGAAAAGGGGCAtcaggaaagaagaagaaaaggacatAATGTTCATGTCAAAGTGGAGCAGGGCAGACAGTCATTTTCACAGATCAAACCTCAACATGGACGATAGCAG CAATTACGAGGAGATGAGGACAGTGGTTACAACTCTGGAGGAATGCCGTCAGGAAAGAGCAACAGAGGGTCTAGACCAGCTGCCGTGCATACAG GTCCCTCACTCTAAATGGGAATCAAATGAGCCTGAGGCGGACGAGGACAGCAAAGGAGAGATTAAAGCTCCTGCTATGGTTCTGCCTTCACTTCTTGTGACAaccaacagagagacagagggagagagtgaacTGAGACAGAGgtcagtggagagagagaacgaCTTGGACAAGGACagagtgaagcagaaatcaGGGGACAAGGAGAAAAACGTGTCTTTGTCCAGTTTAGACAGGAATGTGGCTCCCTCTAGTGGCAAAGACAGAACTGACCacaccagaaaggaggagacagaaagagtgagagacagagcaagagtgaaggagagagagaggccgaaagatagagagaaggagagcaaaAGATCAAAAGAAAggacaagagagggagagagagggagagacagggggagagagggggagcaCAGCTTTAGCTCAGTCCAAAATCATTATCTCTCTCCCACCGATCACGTCGCCTCTTATTCGATGTACCAGGGTGTAGAGAGGAGAGACCGGCAGCGAGGAGGAGAACGAGAGCAAGACAAGCGTTCCTCCAGCAGTGGAAGCAGGGAAAGAAGCTCACAAGGTAGAGCTGCTGTACTGcctgataaaaacacacacaaaacatatgGAGACATGTTGCTGGACACAAGAcgtaaagacaaaaaatatcCCCACGACTACCATGGTCACAGAGATCCATCAGGGAGCTACAGACACCAAGGCAGACCTACAGGGACTCACCACTCCTCGCCCTCCGACTCCCACAGCCAGGGTACTACTGACAGAAAGGAGAAGAGTCAAGCCACGCCAGAACTGCAGGAGGAACTGGAGCTGAAGAATACACACGAAGACAAAGGAGAGTACAGAAGAGGTGGACGACACTAA
- the rbbp6 gene encoding E3 ubiquitin-protein ligase RBBP6 isoform X3, whose translation MTHVHYKFSSKLSYDTVVFDGPHITLADLKRQIMGREKLRAGDCDLQITNAQTKQDDEGLIPKGSSVIVRRIPITGGKSHSSSKTQNTERSDVQLQRAFAAFKAMDDQTSSSALPFFSKMANLADANVSEEDKIKVMQNQSTYDSMNYNKKFSNVLPANYTCYRCGNTGHHIRNCPTSGQDKNFEGPLRIKKSTGIPRSFMVEVDDPNIKGAMLTNCGRYAIPAIDAEAYAIGKKEKPPFVPQEQPKSPQAEQDPIPDELLCLICHDLLSDAVVIPCCGNSYCDDCIRTTLLDSEEHVCPTCSQSNVSPDTLIANKFLRQAVNNFRKERGFTKTLAKPCVISKSQNPTPTPSPVPTPPPLTLQSQSQRPQQLVYRQQDSLLHLPQAEDTMAWSENPPATTGPTPACYTPINSLQTEQSCLEVPDKDADGDSTAIPVPASTAVEISNPSVLVSNKESTAVPPQLIPLVNPTKLPEQPKTFGVNQQQFSLGSALGLSGPSTSWGSSSSPSGCPIGGWTKSQQLTCSSPSSSSSSSHAAPSFFPSPLFPTYLSAHQSLSSYPPGYPPTTPMWTLPCPQGAPIPSLCSSTSSSSIPALIPKDWYKHQGKKKERSPHRGSSYRHSSSRSKSSKSSCSYSRSSSRSRSRSRSRSHGRSRPRSSYSRHKDRHNRSHHSISNSYGYKRPRSPTPSSSSSPHVGYLSRSKSPSDHRKNRHHHTKKSASCSRSSRSRGEHSGKEDRSSGPSSATSSCTDHVNQTNSLELERKRYLQWKNEYKEWCEKYFSSYVNHFHQLPPPFINLPPPPPQWEGSKNHSQPNSDSHYQHTAQMDGCSPPSQSSSDNHSPSSQSSSDSHSTPSQSSSDSRSSPSHMSNKSPSPPSQLSSDGRATPFEDGAQPRPYQQQKDEPKRRRKHEEERGEESSFSTDDSKKDERGHVCDDEKAAASDTLKLAQHSLKLNKSSDKDYDSKGKRQKDFKAEKVWKRGNNSDCRQDAERQHKIKPSKEAVRGDSERYNNAGGSKAPEPRSEKDRKRKGENLERNETHKNESPNSFDSKKQKTEKKTERKTWSPTERPPLWEGGITVKPQRKISININLDGKRKEEKTEKEDSIMGKSKDEIGSTGDREEMLKRDTDLKVDENRGSVLENEGLFEDIIKPDVREAKPLWEKATFRENKKEMWDKIAQEKKEDGEEDDVHLWYDALRGVKEETEESKTQWEGEGMKAIKREEVTTNENKEVKSPNKEIGGHEEGELVRKLQWKREKGESPCKENRGNLPGDTFSKEALMEGVKRGIRKEEEKDIMFMSKWSRADSHFHRSNLNMDDSSNYEEMRTVVTTLEECRQERATEGLDQLPCIQVPHSKWESNEPEADEDSKGEIKAPAMVLPSLLVTTNRETEGESELRQRSVERENDLDKDRVKQKSGDKEKNVSLSSLDRNVAPSSGKDRTDHTRKEETERVRDRARVKERERPKDREKESKRSKERTREGERGRDRGREGEHSFSSVQNHYLSPTDHVASYSMYQGVERRDRQRGGEREQDKRSSSSGSRERSSQGRAAVLPDKNTHKTYGDMLLDTRRKDKKYPHDYHGHRDPSGSYRHQGRPTGTHHSSPSDSHSQGTTDRKEKSQATPELQEELELKNTHEDKGEYRRGGRH comes from the exons ATGGATGACCAGACTTCCTCCAGTGCCTTGCCCTTTTTCTCCAAG aTGGCCAACCTGGCTGATGCAAATGTGTCAGAGGAGGATAAGATCAAAGTTATGCAAAATCAGTCTACCTATGATTCCATGAA CTACAACAAGAAGTTTAGTAATGTTCTTCCTGCAAACTATACTTGTTATCGCTGTGGAAATACTGGGCACCACATCAGGAACTGTCCCACCAGCGGG CAGGATAAAAATTTTGAGGGTCCGCTCAGAATAAAGAAGAGCACAGGCATCCCTCGTTCCTTCATGGTTGAGGTAGATGATCCTAATATAAAAGGAGCCATGTTGACCAACTGTGGACGTTATGCCATTCCTGCCATAGATGC AGAAGCATATGCCAttgggaaaaaggaaaagcctCCATTTGTTCCTCAAGAACAACCCAAGTCACCACAAGCTGAACAGGATCCCATACCTGACGAACTCCTCTGTCTAATCTGTCATGACCTGCTGAGTGACGCCGTGGTCATACCCTGCTGTGGAAACAGCTACTGTGATGACT GTATTCGTACCACTCTGCTGGATTCAGAGGAACATGTCTGCCCCACCTGTAGCCAATCAAATGTCTCCCCTGATACCCTGATCGCCAATAAATTTCTTAGACAG GCTGTGAACAATTTCAGGAAAGAGCGAGGCTTCACCAAAACTCTGGCAAAACCGTGTGTTATCTCCAAGTCCCAAAATCCAACCCCAACACCAAGTCCTGTCCCCACCCCGCCCCCTCTTACTCTGCAGAGCCAGTCTCAGAGGCCTCAACAGTTAGTGTACCGCCAGCAG GACTCTCTCCTGCATCTCCCACAGGCTGAAGACACAATGGCATGGTCTGAAAATCCTCCTGCAACGACAGGCCCCACCCCTGCTTGCTACACACCTATCAATTCCCTCCAGACTGAGCAGAGTTGCTTGGAGGTTCCTGACAA gGATGCTGATGGAGATTCAACCGCAATTCCTGTGCCTGCTTCTACTGCTGTTGAAATTTCTAACCCTTCTGTACTGGTATCAAATAAAGAGTCTACTGCTGTTCCACCTCAACTCATACCACTA GTTAACCCCACGAAATTGCCAGAGCAGCCCAAGACATTTGGTGTGAATCAACAGCAGTTCTCTTTAG GTTCAGCACTGGGACTCTCTGGGCCATCGACCTCCTGGGGCAG ctcctcttctccctcagGTTGTCCCATAGGAGGCTGGACGAAATCCCAGCAGCTAACTTGCtcctcaccatcatcatcatcatcctcttcacatgctgctccatctttctttccctcccctcttTTTCCCACATACCTCTCAGCTCACCAGTCGCTCAGCAGTTACCCTCCTGGATACCCACCTACCACGCCCATGTGGACACTCCCATGTCCCCAGGGTGCCCCAATcccttctctctgctcctctaCCTCCAGCTCTTCCATCCCTGCCCTAATCCCCAAGGACTGGTACAAGCATCagggaaagaagaaggaaag GTCACCTCACAGAGGGTCTAGTTATAGACACTCTTCCTCTCGCTCCAAATCTTCTAAGTCCTCTTGCTCCTACTCCCGCTCTTCAAGCAGGTCCAGATCCCGTTCACGATCCAGATCACACGGCAGATCAAG GCCACGCTCATCTTACTCCCGCCACAAAGACCGCCACAACCGTTCTCATCACTCTATCTCCAATAGCTATGGATACAAGCGCCCAAGATCCCCTACTccctcttcatcatcttcacccCACGTTGGTTACCTTTCGAGGTCCAAGTCCCCATCAGATCACCGGAAAAATCGCCACCATCACACCAAGAAGTCTGCTTCATGCAGCCGCAGCTCCAGGAGCCGAGGTGAACACTCAGGGAAGGAAGACAGAAGCTCTGGGCCAAGCTCAGCTACTTCCTCATGTACCGACCATGTGAATCAAACAAACAGTCTGGAGCTGGAAAGAAAGCGCTACCTGCAGTGGAAGAATGAGTACAAAGAGTGGTGTGAGAAATATTTCAGCAGCTATGTCAACCACTTCCACCAACTGCCTCCTCCCTTTATTAaccttccacctcctcctcctcagtgggAAGGGAGCAAAAATCACTCACAGCCCAACTCGGACTCCCACTACCAACATACTGCCCAGATGGATGGCTGCTCTCCTCCATCACAGTCATCCAGTGATAACCACTCCCCCTCATCACAGTCTTCCAGTGACAGCCACTCCACACCATCTCAGTCATCTAGTGACAGTCGCTCCTCTCCATCTCATATGTCCAATAAAAgcccttcccctccctctcaaTTGTCCAGTGATGGTCGGGCCACACCATTTGAAGATGGAGCCCAGCCAAGGCCATATCAACAACAGAAGGATGAgccgaagaggaggaggaaacatgaagaagaaagaggagaggagtcaTCATTCTCAACAGATGACAGCAAAAAGGATGAGAGGGGGCATGTCTGTGATGATGAGAAAGCAGCTGCCAGCGATACTTTAAAACTAGCCCAACATTCTCTGAAACTAAATAAGTCTTCAGATAAAGACTATGATAGTAAAGGTAAAAGACAAAAGgattttaaagcagaaaaagtaTGGAAAAGAGGCAACAATTCAGACTGCAGGCAAGATGCAGAGAGGCAGCACAAAATAAAGCCCAGTAAAGAGGCAGTCAGGGGGGATTCAGAAAGATACAACAACGCTGGGGGCAGCAAAGCTCCTGAACCAAGATCTgagaaggacagaaaaagaaaaggagaaaacctggagagaaatgaaaCTCACAAGAATGAATCACCCAATTCCTTTGACAGTAAgaaacaaaagactgaaaagaaaactgagaggaaaacatgGTCTCCAACAGAGAGGCCACCCCTTTGGGAAGGAGGAATAACGGTGAAGCCACAGAGGAAAATAAGCATCAACATCAATCTGGAtgggaagaggaaagaggagaaaactgaaaaagaggACAGTATCATGGGAAAATCAAAGGATGAAATTGGGAGCACTGGTGACAGAGAAGAGATGTTAAAGAGAGACACTGACTTGAAAGTTGATGAAAACAGAGGCTCTGTCCTTGAAAATGAGGGATTGTTTGAAGACATAATAAAACCAGATGTAAGAGAGGCAAAGCCATTATGGGAAAAAGCTactttcagagaaaacaaaaaagagatgTGGGATAAAATTGcacaagagaagaaagaagacgGAGAAGAGGATGACGTCCATTTATGGTATGATGCTCTTAGGGGAGTGAAGGAGGAAACGGAGGAGAGTAAAACACAGTGGGAAGGAGAGGGAATGAAGGCAATCAAACGAGAAGAGgtcacaacaaatgaaaataaagaggtGAAGAGTCCCAACAAAGAAATTGGAGGGCACGAAGAGGGAGAATTGGTCAGAAAATTGCAGTGGAAGAGGGAAAAGGGAGAAAGCCCATGCaaggaaaacagaggaaacctACCAGgagacacattttcaaaagagGCACTGATGGAGGGAGTGAAAAGGGGCAtcaggaaagaagaagaaaaggacatAATGTTCATGTCAAAGTGGAGCAGGGCAGACAGTCATTTTCACAGATCAAACCTCAACATGGACGATAGCAG CAATTACGAGGAGATGAGGACAGTGGTTACAACTCTGGAGGAATGCCGTCAGGAAAGAGCAACAGAGGGTCTAGACCAGCTGCCGTGCATACAG GTCCCTCACTCTAAATGGGAATCAAATGAGCCTGAGGCGGACGAGGACAGCAAAGGAGAGATTAAAGCTCCTGCTATGGTTCTGCCTTCACTTCTTGTGACAaccaacagagagacagagggagagagtgaacTGAGACAGAGgtcagtggagagagagaacgaCTTGGACAAGGACagagtgaagcagaaatcaGGGGACAAGGAGAAAAACGTGTCTTTGTCCAGTTTAGACAGGAATGTGGCTCCCTCTAGTGGCAAAGACAGAACTGACCacaccagaaaggaggagacagaaagagtgagagacagagcaagagtgaaggagagagagaggccgaaagatagagagaaggagagcaaaAGATCAAAAGAAAggacaagagagggagagagagggagagacagggggagagagggggagcaCAGCTTTAGCTCAGTCCAAAATCATTATCTCTCTCCCACCGATCACGTCGCCTCTTATTCGATGTACCAGGGTGTAGAGAGGAGAGACCGGCAGCGAGGAGGAGAACGAGAGCAAGACAAGCGTTCCTCCAGCAGTGGAAGCAGGGAAAGAAGCTCACAAGGTAGAGCTGCTGTACTGcctgataaaaacacacacaaaacatatgGAGACATGTTGCTGGACACAAGAcgtaaagacaaaaaatatcCCCACGACTACCATGGTCACAGAGATCCATCAGGGAGCTACAGACACCAAGGCAGACCTACAGGGACTCACCACTCCTCGCCCTCCGACTCCCACAGCCAGGGTACTACTGACAGAAAGGAGAAGAGTCAAGCCACGCCAGAACTGCAGGAGGAACTGGAGCTGAAGAATACACACGAAGACAAAGGAGAGTACAGAAGAGGTGGACGACACTAA